The Agromyces marinus genome window below encodes:
- the rbfA gene encoding 30S ribosome-binding factor RbfA: MADPQRARKLADRIKEIVARRLDKGLRDPRLGFVTITDVRVTGDLQHASIFYTVYGTDEERRDSALALKAATGMLRSEVGRNITARLTPTLEFIADAIPENAQHIEELLREARERDQATTAMAATAAFAGDADPYVKPREVDEEVED, encoded by the coding sequence ATGGCTGATCCGCAGCGGGCCAGGAAGCTGGCCGACCGCATCAAGGAGATCGTCGCGCGACGTCTCGACAAGGGACTGCGCGACCCGCGCCTCGGGTTCGTGACGATCACGGACGTCCGCGTGACCGGCGACCTGCAGCACGCGAGCATCTTCTACACCGTCTACGGCACCGATGAGGAGCGCCGCGACTCGGCGCTCGCGCTGAAGGCCGCGACGGGGATGCTCCGCAGCGAGGTCGGGCGGAACATCACCGCGCGCCTCACGCCGACGCTCGAGTTCATCGCGGATGCGATCCCTGAGAACGCCCAGCACATCGAGGAGCTCCTCCGCGAGGCACGCGAGCGCGACCAGGCCACCACCGCCATGGCGGCGACCGCCGCGTTCGCGGGCGACGCCGACCCCTACGTGAAGCCGCGCGAGGTCGACGAAGAGGTCGAGGACTGA
- a CDS encoding FAD-dependent oxidoreductase: protein MSSVAQPVILVVARDPRVRAAIVAELERRYAADYGIEQADDDAAAATRIDDIAARGAHLALILADRAGDVDGRSLFARARTRFPDVRRGRLIEWGQWGDAAVRDEILSLMGAGELEYYVIRPWHSPDEYFHRTITEFLLEWERSIGLRPREVAVIGRAGLPRTHELRSLLARGGVPHEWLEPETDAARTRLAAAGVGEVPDRPIVVMLDGRVLRDPGNAELAEAYGLTTSLGDDPSADVVVVGAGPGGLAAGVYAASEGLEVLIVERESIGGQAGSSSLIRNYLGFSRGISGSELAQRAYQQAWVFGARFAHAREAVAMEAGESGFVVHVAPEDAIRCRAIVLATGVSYRRLDVAGLEAFEGAGVYYGASAMEAQWMVGRPVFVIGGGNSAGQAALHLARYAASVTLLVRGSGLAESMSQYLIDQLAAQGVEVRTRVEVVGGGGDGVLERIRLRDRDTGVEVDEACGGLFVLIGAAPRTGWLPEGILRDRWGYVLTGPDMIAQGGAETWPLERDPFPLETSVPGIFAVGDARRGSVKRVASAVGEGSVVVAAVHAHLATS from the coding sequence ATGTCGAGCGTCGCGCAACCGGTCATCCTCGTCGTGGCGCGCGACCCCCGGGTCCGTGCCGCGATCGTCGCCGAGCTCGAGCGGCGGTACGCCGCCGACTACGGCATCGAGCAGGCCGACGACGATGCCGCCGCCGCGACGCGTATCGACGACATCGCCGCCCGAGGGGCGCACCTCGCGTTGATCCTCGCCGACCGCGCGGGAGACGTCGACGGCCGCAGCCTGTTCGCGCGGGCGCGCACGCGCTTCCCCGACGTGCGCCGCGGCCGCCTCATCGAGTGGGGCCAGTGGGGCGACGCGGCCGTGCGCGACGAGATCCTCTCGCTCATGGGCGCGGGCGAACTCGAGTACTACGTGATCCGGCCGTGGCACTCGCCCGACGAGTACTTCCACCGCACGATCACCGAGTTCCTGCTCGAGTGGGAACGCTCCATCGGACTGCGTCCGCGCGAGGTCGCCGTGATCGGCCGGGCCGGGTTGCCGCGCACGCACGAACTGCGGAGCCTGCTCGCACGCGGCGGGGTTCCCCACGAGTGGCTCGAGCCCGAGACGGATGCCGCTCGCACGCGCCTCGCGGCCGCGGGCGTCGGCGAGGTGCCCGACCGGCCGATCGTGGTCATGCTCGACGGCCGCGTGCTGCGCGACCCCGGCAATGCCGAGCTCGCCGAGGCGTATGGACTCACCACGTCGCTCGGCGACGACCCGAGCGCCGACGTCGTCGTCGTCGGGGCGGGCCCGGGCGGGCTCGCGGCGGGCGTGTACGCGGCTTCCGAGGGGCTCGAGGTGCTCATCGTCGAACGCGAGTCGATCGGCGGGCAGGCCGGGTCCAGTTCGCTCATCCGCAACTACCTCGGATTCTCTCGAGGGATCTCCGGATCCGAGCTCGCGCAGCGCGCGTACCAGCAGGCCTGGGTGTTCGGGGCCCGGTTCGCGCACGCGCGGGAGGCCGTCGCGATGGAGGCGGGCGAGTCCGGGTTCGTGGTGCACGTCGCTCCCGAGGATGCGATCCGCTGCCGCGCGATCGTGCTCGCGACGGGCGTGTCGTACCGGCGACTGGACGTCGCCGGACTCGAGGCGTTCGAGGGCGCGGGGGTGTACTACGGTGCGTCGGCGATGGAGGCGCAGTGGATGGTCGGCCGCCCCGTGTTCGTCATCGGCGGCGGCAACTCCGCGGGGCAGGCGGCGCTGCACCTGGCGCGGTACGCGGCATCCGTCACGCTCCTCGTGCGGGGCTCGGGCCTCGCTGAGAGCATGTCGCAGTACCTCATCGACCAACTCGCCGCGCAGGGCGTCGAGGTGCGCACGCGCGTCGAGGTCGTCGGCGGCGGCGGCGACGGGGTGCTCGAGCGCATCCGCCTGCGCGACCGCGACACGGGTGTCGAGGTCGACGAGGCGTGCGGGGGGCTGTTCGTGCTCATCGGCGCGGCGCCGCGGACCGGCTGGCTTCCCGAGGGCATCCTCCGCGATCGTTGGGGGTACGTGCTCACGGGCCCCGACATGATCGCGCAGGGCGGTGCCGAGACGTGGCCGCTCGAGCGCGACCCGTTCCCGCTCGAGACGAGCGTTCCGGGCATCTTCGCGGTCGGCGACGCCCGGCGGGGTTCGGTCAAGCGCGTGGCGTCCGCGGTCGGGGAGGGTTCGGTCGTCGTCGCGGCGGTGCATGCGCACCTCGCGACGAGCTGA
- a CDS encoding HhH-GPD family protein, giving the protein MTPPASIADREHDHAPIASAVVAWFADAARPLPWRAADVSAWAVLVSEFMLQQTQVARVQPRWEEWMRRWPTPADLAAAPPGEAVRMWDRLGYPRRALWLHRAATEIVERHGGRVPRDLDALLALQGVGPYTARAVAAFAFGDRHPVVDTNTRRVLARAIDGRPDAGPPSSRRDLEAMAAVLPDDPAEARAFNAAAMELGATVCVARAPRCDACPIAGRCAWRAAGHPASDAPRRPRQARFAGSDREARGLVMRELRAAHRPVPREDLEPVVPDDRLGRALTTLVADGLAVHSHGGYALPGS; this is encoded by the coding sequence ATGACCCCGCCCGCGTCGATCGCCGACCGCGAGCACGATCATGCCCCGATCGCGTCGGCCGTCGTCGCCTGGTTCGCGGATGCCGCGCGGCCGCTGCCGTGGCGTGCCGCCGATGTCTCGGCGTGGGCCGTGCTCGTCAGCGAGTTCATGCTGCAGCAGACCCAGGTCGCCCGCGTGCAGCCCAGGTGGGAGGAGTGGATGCGGCGGTGGCCGACGCCCGCCGATCTCGCGGCCGCGCCTCCGGGCGAGGCCGTGCGCATGTGGGATCGGCTCGGGTACCCGCGCCGGGCGCTGTGGCTGCACCGGGCGGCCACCGAGATCGTCGAGCGCCACGGCGGCCGGGTGCCGCGCGACCTCGACGCGCTCCTGGCACTCCAGGGCGTCGGACCGTACACGGCACGGGCCGTCGCGGCGTTCGCGTTCGGCGACCGGCACCCGGTCGTCGACACCAACACGCGCCGGGTGCTCGCGCGGGCGATCGACGGACGGCCCGACGCAGGACCCCCGTCGTCCAGGCGCGACCTCGAGGCGATGGCGGCCGTCCTGCCCGATGATCCGGCCGAGGCGCGCGCGTTCAACGCGGCGGCGATGGAGCTCGGCGCGACGGTGTGCGTCGCCCGCGCGCCGCGGTGCGACGCGTGCCCCATCGCCGGGCGCTGCGCCTGGCGCGCGGCGGGGCACCCGGCCTCCGACGCCCCACGGCGGCCGCGGCAGGCGCGGTTCGCCGGCAGCGACCGCGAGGCGCGCGGACTCGTCATGCGCGAACTGCGGGCCGCGCACCGGCCGGTTCCGCGCGAGGACCTCGAGCCCGTCGTGCCCGACGACCGGCTCGGTCGCGCCCTGACGACCCTCGTCGCGGACGGCCTCGCGGTGCACTCGCACGGAGGCTACGCGCTCCCCGGCTCCTGA
- a CDS encoding nucleoside/nucleotide kinase family protein, with product MRLVTTPRVAFLRQVADDVLARIGRGRVIVAIDGPVRSGKTQLADDLADVLRERDLAVFRASSEDFHRSREAQAAYGPDTAERYWRYGIDESLLDRTLVDPFRMAGSTAFVTRAFDLVRDAWVEPKWVTGPADAILVLDGRFLLRERLRDQWDVAIAVDGEPTDAADRLAYAASDPREVAAIVIDQSDPEHPRRAGAR from the coding sequence ATGCGCTTGGTCACCACGCCCCGGGTCGCGTTCCTGCGTCAGGTCGCCGACGACGTGCTCGCACGCATCGGTCGAGGGCGGGTGATCGTCGCGATCGACGGCCCGGTGCGCAGCGGCAAGACGCAGCTCGCGGACGACCTGGCCGACGTGCTCCGCGAGCGCGACCTGGCCGTGTTCCGGGCCAGCTCGGAGGATTTCCACCGGTCGCGCGAAGCGCAGGCCGCCTACGGTCCCGACACCGCCGAGCGGTACTGGCGGTACGGCATCGACGAGTCGCTCCTGGACCGCACGCTCGTCGACCCGTTCCGGATGGCCGGCTCGACGGCGTTCGTGACCCGCGCGTTCGACCTGGTGCGCGACGCGTGGGTCGAACCGAAGTGGGTCACCGGGCCTGCCGACGCGATCCTCGTGCTCGACGGGCGATTCCTGCTCCGCGAGCGCCTGCGCGACCAGTGGGACGTCGCGATCGCGGTCGACGGCGAGCCGACGGACGCCGCCGACCGTCTCGCCTATGCCGCGAGCGACCCGCGCGAGGTCGCGGCGATCGTGATCGACCAGTCCGACCCGGAGCATCCCCGCCGCGCCGGGGCCCGCTGA
- a CDS encoding ketopantoate reductase family protein yields MRIGIIGAGALGGTFAALLTRAGHDVEVTARGAGLEAIRAGGIRLTGGYGEVHARPAAAERLSARPDLVLVCTKAQDAAAAITANADAIDGVPVVVVQNGLDGVAAAERLLPASSCMGMLSIIAANYTEPGSVRVTTAAASYLGRGDGEPDGEVRRVAALLSGAVPVVAVANFRGAQWTKLVVNMLNAVPAIVGRSVQDVLGDRALRRVVTASMRECVRVGIAGGIRFGALQGLGDRRLRLFARLPLAIGQVLPWLMRVRMGRVPNLGSTQQSLRRGQPTEVDFLNGAVVRAADAAGLAAPVNRALTALVHEVESAGTPLPADRVSAVLAHTGA; encoded by the coding sequence GTGAGGATCGGGATCATCGGTGCGGGTGCGCTCGGCGGCACGTTCGCCGCCCTGCTCACCCGAGCGGGGCACGACGTGGAGGTGACGGCCCGCGGCGCCGGCCTCGAGGCGATCCGCGCGGGCGGCATCCGCCTGACCGGCGGCTACGGCGAGGTCCATGCGCGACCTGCGGCGGCCGAGCGGTTGTCCGCGCGGCCGGACCTCGTGCTCGTGTGCACCAAGGCACAGGACGCCGCCGCCGCGATCACCGCGAACGCCGACGCGATCGACGGCGTTCCGGTCGTGGTCGTGCAGAACGGGCTCGACGGCGTCGCTGCGGCCGAGCGCCTCCTGCCCGCCTCCTCGTGCATGGGCATGCTCTCGATCATCGCCGCGAACTACACCGAGCCGGGCTCGGTGCGGGTCACCACGGCCGCGGCCAGCTACCTGGGCCGCGGCGACGGCGAGCCCGACGGCGAGGTGCGTCGCGTCGCGGCGCTCCTCTCGGGCGCCGTGCCGGTCGTCGCCGTCGCGAACTTCCGCGGCGCGCAGTGGACCAAGCTCGTCGTCAACATGCTCAACGCCGTGCCCGCGATCGTCGGCCGCTCGGTGCAGGACGTCCTCGGCGACCGGGCGCTGCGCCGGGTCGTGACCGCGTCGATGCGCGAGTGCGTGCGGGTCGGCATCGCCGGCGGCATCCGCTTCGGCGCCCTGCAGGGCCTCGGCGACCGGCGCCTGCGCCTGTTCGCGCGCCTGCCCCTCGCGATCGGGCAGGTGCTGCCGTGGCTCATGCGCGTGCGCATGGGCCGGGTTCCCAACCTCGGCTCGACCCAGCAGAGCCTGCGCCGCGGACAGCCGACCGAGGTCGACTTCCTCAACGGCGCGGTCGTCCGGGCAGCGGATGCCGCAGGGCTCGCCGCACCGGTCAACCGCGCGCTCACGGCGCTCGTCCACGAGGTCGAGTCCGCCGGAACGCCGCTTCCGGCCGATCGGGTGAGCGCGGTCCTCGCGCACACCGGCGCGTAG
- the truB gene encoding tRNA pseudouridine(55) synthase TruB → MTSHDVVARVRRLAGTRKVGHAGTLDPMATGLLLIGVEGSTRLLHHLVGLDKEYLATIRLGWGTTTDDAEGEALPAASADLVAGLGREAVLARMAELTGTIDQVPSSVSAVKVDGKRAYRRVRDGEAVDLPARTVTVSVFEAGAQRAGDGWLDLDVRVACSSGTYVRALARDLGAGLGVGGHLTALRRTRIGAFDVAEAGGLEGFDVAAARLAPAAAARRVLPAIGVDEDGVRDLRHGKRIAAPPGAGTIAAGDPIAAVGPGDVLVAVVERRGPQLKVVTGFPAEEGA, encoded by the coding sequence ATGACCAGCCATGACGTCGTCGCCCGCGTGCGGCGACTCGCGGGCACGCGCAAGGTCGGCCACGCCGGCACGCTCGACCCGATGGCCACCGGCCTGCTCCTGATCGGCGTCGAGGGCTCCACGCGCCTGCTGCACCACCTCGTCGGGCTCGACAAGGAGTACCTCGCGACGATCCGACTCGGGTGGGGCACGACGACCGACGATGCCGAGGGGGAGGCGCTGCCCGCGGCATCCGCCGACCTCGTCGCGGGCCTCGGACGCGAGGCGGTCCTCGCCCGCATGGCCGAGCTCACGGGCACCATCGACCAGGTTCCGAGCTCGGTCAGCGCGGTCAAGGTCGACGGCAAGCGCGCCTACCGCCGTGTGCGCGACGGCGAGGCCGTCGACCTTCCGGCCAGGACGGTGACCGTGTCGGTCTTCGAGGCGGGCGCCCAGCGGGCGGGCGACGGATGGCTCGACCTCGACGTGCGCGTCGCGTGCTCGTCCGGCACCTACGTGCGCGCGCTCGCGCGCGACCTCGGCGCGGGGCTCGGCGTCGGCGGGCACCTGACCGCGCTGCGTCGCACCCGGATCGGCGCGTTCGACGTCGCCGAGGCCGGCGGGCTCGAGGGGTTCGACGTCGCGGCCGCCAGGCTCGCGCCGGCGGCCGCCGCGCGCCGCGTGCTCCCCGCGATCGGGGTCGACGAGGACGGCGTGCGCGACCTGCGCCACGGCAAGCGCATCGCGGCGCCGCCGGGGGCCGGGACCATCGCGGCCGGCGATCCCATCGCGGCGGTCGGCCCGGGCGACGTGCTCGTCGCCGTCGTCGAACGACGCGGCCCGCAGCTCAAGGTCGTCACCGGATTCCCCGCCGAGGAGGGCGCATGA